The Spirochaetae bacterium HGW-Spirochaetae-1 genome has a segment encoding these proteins:
- a CDS encoding acyl-CoA dehydrogenase, with amino-acid sequence MAINPIVDSRDVRFILFEMLEVDNLTKYEKFADFDKDTFDEVLNLAETIAVEQVYPINAAADKKHAIYDAKTKEVKVPEEYFPGLNAYYEAGFLGLAVDPELGGMGMPHVIFAAATDYFSSASVAFTMYPALSIGAFNMYAAFMPDSPAKKQIIEKMLTGEWGGTMCLTEPDAGSDVGALKTKAIKNSDGTFNISGSKIFISSGDNNYYKNNVHPVLARIEGDPAGTKGISIFVVPKFLVKEDGSLGAHNDVVCAGIEHKMGITASATCTLSFGDEKNCKGVLMGSERQGMKIMFQMMNEARLYVGGQGMSVSSAAYMHAVTYARNRLQGKHVSQMMNPDAPSVTIVEHPDVKRLLLSMKARVEAMRTLTYFCGLLSDQTHVMEGDAKKEAQGLLEFLIPINKAGNTDTAWDVTGDAIQVYGGYGFITEYPVEQYARDSKILSLYEGTNGIQAMDLTMRKLLMDKEQYNYGVYKKRLAETIAQAKSAGVDAKYITAMEKAVAKMDETVDYLKKQMAEGKFLNIFANATPLQKAFTTLTYAWMQMWGLAKATQKAKELVGDKKGDEREALLKDNAEAAFYTGRVLSGQFFIGAELTRLTGQCDYILSGEGAVTKASSAIFTGAPEE; translated from the coding sequence ATGGCTATAAATCCAATAGTTGATTCACGGGATGTGAGGTTTATACTGTTCGAAATGTTGGAAGTGGATAATCTGACAAAATACGAAAAGTTTGCAGATTTTGATAAAGACACCTTTGACGAAGTACTGAATCTCGCTGAAACAATCGCCGTTGAGCAGGTTTACCCCATCAACGCAGCCGCTGATAAGAAACACGCAATCTATGACGCAAAAACCAAAGAAGTAAAAGTACCCGAGGAATATTTTCCCGGACTTAATGCCTACTACGAAGCCGGATTCCTGGGCCTTGCCGTTGACCCGGAACTGGGCGGTATGGGCATGCCCCATGTTATTTTTGCCGCAGCCACGGATTATTTTTCATCGGCCAGCGTGGCTTTCACCATGTATCCCGCGCTGAGCATCGGGGCCTTCAACATGTATGCCGCTTTCATGCCCGATTCACCGGCAAAGAAGCAGATAATTGAAAAAATGCTTACGGGAGAATGGGGAGGAACCATGTGTCTCACCGAACCCGATGCCGGTTCCGACGTGGGTGCCCTGAAGACCAAGGCAATCAAAAACAGTGATGGAACTTTTAACATCTCCGGATCGAAAATATTCATTTCCTCCGGTGATAACAATTATTATAAAAACAATGTGCATCCCGTTCTTGCCAGGATCGAAGGCGACCCGGCAGGCACCAAGGGAATATCGATATTTGTTGTTCCGAAGTTTCTCGTTAAAGAAGACGGCTCCCTGGGAGCCCATAACGATGTGGTTTGCGCCGGTATCGAACACAAGATGGGAATTACCGCCTCGGCCACCTGTACGCTGAGCTTCGGCGATGAGAAAAACTGCAAGGGCGTTCTCATGGGCTCCGAGCGACAGGGCATGAAGATCATGTTCCAGATGATGAACGAGGCACGTCTCTATGTAGGCGGACAGGGCATGTCCGTTTCCAGCGCCGCTTATATGCACGCCGTGACTTACGCCCGTAACCGGCTCCAGGGCAAACATGTATCGCAGATGATGAATCCCGATGCTCCCAGCGTTACCATAGTTGAGCATCCCGACGTCAAGCGCTTGCTCCTTTCCATGAAGGCAAGGGTAGAAGCCATGAGAACCCTCACGTATTTCTGCGGTCTTCTCAGCGACCAGACACATGTAATGGAAGGTGATGCCAAGAAGGAGGCTCAGGGACTTCTGGAATTCCTCATTCCTATCAATAAGGCCGGTAATACCGACACGGCATGGGATGTTACGGGTGACGCCATCCAGGTTTATGGCGGATACGGTTTCATCACCGAATATCCCGTGGAGCAGTATGCCCGCGATTCCAAGATCCTTTCTCTGTATGAAGGAACCAACGGTATCCAGGCCATGGACCTGACAATGAGAAAGCTGCTCATGGATAAGGAACAATACAATTACGGAGTTTACAAGAAACGCCTGGCAGAAACTATTGCTCAGGCAAAATCAGCCGGCGTTGATGCTAAATACATCACAGCCATGGAAAAAGCTGTTGCTAAAATGGATGAAACGGTGGATTACCTCAAGAAGCAGATGGCCGAGGGAAAATTCCTCAATATCTTCGCCAATGCCACGCCGCTCCAGAAAGCTTTTACAACGCTTACCTATGCGTGGATGCAGATGTGGGGGCTTGCAAAAGCCACGCAGAAAGCGAAAGAACTCGTTGGCGACAAGAAAGGTGACGAAAGAGAAGCACTGTTGAAAGACAATGCAGAGGCTGCCTTCTATACAGGCCGCGTTCTTTCTGGTCAGTTCTTCATTGGTGCCGAGCTCACCAGGCTTACGGGCCAGTGTGATTACATCCTGAGTGGAGAAGGCGCGGTTACGAAAGCATCAAGCGCTATCTTTACCGGGGCACCTGAAGAGTAA
- a CDS encoding ATP-binding protein: MMEQILFSWSGGKDSAMALKCLLGEDRYNIVSLITTVTEDYSRVSMHGFRRSLLEAQALSLGIPLYEIIIPAHCTDTDYAQKMLEAMNHWKQRGVTAVAFGDIHLADIRTYREEKLSSAGMSALFPLWGISTKDIVHTFLDEKYRGIITCVDTTQLDCAFAGREMDASFLRDLPAGVDPCGEKGEYHSFVFDGPIFSSPVKFKKGGTVLRDDRFCFCDLIPV; the protein is encoded by the coding sequence ATGATGGAACAAATTCTCTTTTCCTGGAGCGGCGGCAAAGACAGCGCTATGGCCTTAAAATGCCTGCTCGGGGAAGACCGCTACAATATAGTTTCGCTTATAACAACCGTCACAGAAGATTATAGCCGCGTGAGCATGCACGGCTTCCGCCGTTCCCTGCTGGAAGCCCAGGCCCTGTCCCTGGGGATTCCCCTCTACGAAATAATCATCCCGGCCCACTGCACCGACACGGATTACGCGCAAAAAATGCTGGAAGCCATGAACCACTGGAAACAAAGGGGCGTCACCGCCGTGGCCTTCGGCGATATCCATCTGGCGGACATCCGGACCTACCGCGAAGAAAAGCTTTCGTCCGCAGGCATGAGTGCCCTGTTCCCCCTCTGGGGAATAAGTACAAAGGATATTGTGCACACTTTTCTTGATGAAAAATACAGGGGGATAATTACCTGCGTGGACACGACGCAACTGGACTGTGCTTTTGCCGGCCGGGAAATGGACGCATCCTTTCTTCGCGATCTTCCGGCGGGCGTTGATCCCTGCGGGGAAAAAGGCGAATATCATTCCTTTGTCTTTGACGGTCCGATTTTCTCCAGCCCCGTTAAATTTAAAAAGGGGGGTACGGTACTGCGCGACGACCGGTTCTGTTTTTGCGACCTCATCCCTGTTTAA
- a CDS encoding biopolymer transporter has protein sequence MMMEFLNRGGWVMYVILFCSIASLGIILERFWFYFSTRIDYDRFIDEIKVIRERRPGSEMKEYFVSGKSSLHVLAGVIMDSIEVPREEREELLHKTGSRQVQHMERGLAILSAIGQLAPLLGLLGTVLGMITCFRDISNLGGHADAAVLAGGIWEALLTTAFGLTVAIPVIGVHHYFESLISRRSDEMQYLVAELNVMIHGDVQTNEN, from the coding sequence ATGATGATGGAATTTCTGAATCGGGGCGGATGGGTGATGTATGTCATACTCTTTTGCTCCATCGCGTCTTTGGGAATCATTCTTGAACGGTTCTGGTTTTATTTTTCGACGCGCATTGATTACGACCGGTTTATTGATGAAATCAAGGTGATCAGGGAGCGCCGTCCCGGCAGTGAAATGAAGGAATATTTTGTCAGTGGAAAATCAAGTCTGCATGTTCTGGCCGGGGTGATAATGGACAGCATAGAAGTCCCGCGTGAGGAACGCGAGGAACTTCTGCATAAAACAGGGAGCCGTCAGGTCCAGCACATGGAAAGGGGGCTCGCTATTCTGTCGGCCATCGGTCAGCTTGCGCCGCTTTTAGGTCTCCTGGGAACGGTGCTCGGGATGATTACATGCTTCAGGGATATATCAAACCTGGGAGGGCATGCCGATGCCGCGGTTCTGGCCGGCGGGATATGGGAGGCCCTGTTGACGACGGCCTTCGGCCTTACGGTGGCCATACCGGTAATCGGTGTGCACCATTACTTTGAAAGCCTGATAAGCCGCCGCAGCGATGAAATGCAGTACCTTGTGGCTGAATTGAATGTCATGATTCATGGCGATGTACAGACTAATGAAAATTAG
- a CDS encoding cofactor-independent phosphoglycerate mutase, giving the protein MNRTRKIVILLGDGMADLPIASLGNKTPLQHASIPNMDRIARQGIAGLTQTVPEGMSPGSDTANLSVFGYDPKVYYTGRAPLEALNMNIEMGPRDAAFRCNITTLEKGIMKDFAGGHIETEFTRVVMKEIADNIRIKDIEFYPGVSYRNIVIWRNYPYEKITTATPPHDITDRGIDPYLPSGEGAGMLLDIMKRSQQIIAHSEAIKKARDTYRGNPVSLWLWGGGRKPSILTLKERFGLEGHTISAVDLIHGIGRAAGLTPLHVEGATGYIDTNYAGKADALLAALEHADYVYLHVESPDESGHEGNLEHKLQAIEDFDKKVVGPVLEGLKKFDYYSVLIMPDHPTPISIKTHSSDPVPFCMYRSDGWTDLTLNDRKSREYSEEAASATGLFIREGHRLIELMIHGRL; this is encoded by the coding sequence ATGAATAGAACGCGTAAAATAGTCATATTGTTGGGTGACGGCATGGCTGATCTGCCCATTGCCTCCCTGGGGAATAAAACCCCCTTACAGCACGCATCGATTCCCAACATGGACAGGATCGCCCGACAGGGCATCGCGGGCCTGACGCAGACAGTACCCGAAGGCATGTCCCCGGGAAGCGACACAGCCAACCTATCGGTTTTCGGCTATGACCCGAAGGTGTACTACACGGGAAGGGCTCCCCTGGAAGCACTGAATATGAACATAGAAATGGGTCCCAGGGACGCGGCATTTCGATGCAACATCACTACCCTGGAAAAGGGCATCATGAAAGACTTTGCCGGCGGCCATATTGAGACGGAATTCACCCGCGTTGTCATGAAAGAAATCGCCGATAATATCCGGATAAAAGACATCGAGTTTTATCCCGGCGTATCCTACCGGAATATAGTTATCTGGCGCAACTATCCATATGAAAAGATAACGACTGCCACGCCGCCCCATGATATCACTGACCGCGGCATAGACCCGTATCTTCCTTCGGGAGAAGGTGCCGGGATGCTTCTGGACATCATGAAGCGCTCGCAGCAGATAATAGCACATTCGGAGGCCATTAAAAAGGCCCGGGATACCTATCGTGGAAATCCCGTTTCGCTCTGGCTCTGGGGCGGCGGCAGAAAGCCCTCCATTCTCACCCTGAAGGAACGCTTCGGACTGGAAGGACATACCATTTCAGCCGTGGACCTCATTCACGGTATAGGCCGCGCCGCCGGTCTCACACCGCTTCACGTGGAAGGTGCCACGGGATATATCGATACCAATTATGCGGGCAAGGCCGACGCCCTTCTCGCTGCCCTGGAACATGCCGATTATGTTTACCTCCATGTAGAATCACCCGATGAATCTGGCCATGAAGGAAACCTTGAGCACAAACTCCAGGCCATCGAGGATTTCGATAAAAAGGTCGTGGGACCCGTACTGGAGGGCCTGAAAAAATTTGATTACTACTCGGTTCTCATAATGCCCGACCACCCCACCCCAATAAGTATAAAGACCCATTCATCAGACCCGGTGCCTTTCTGCATGTACCGGTCCGACGGCTGGACCGACCTCACTCTCAATGACAGGAAGTCCCGGGAGTACAGTGAAGAGGCCGCTTCTGCCACCGGCCTTTTCATAAGGGAAGGACACCGGCTCATTGAGCTCATGATTCACGGCAGACTGTGA
- a CDS encoding molybdenum cofactor biosynthesis protein MoaE, which produces MIEIKLQLEPIDIAAANALTGTEQDGALVTFIGRARNKSKGKQVSYLEYEIYEEMARSELEKIARDASAEWTITDCLIVHRYGRVNIGEASIIICVSSPHRDESFQAARFIIDTIKKTVPIWKKEFYSDGSQWISDRS; this is translated from the coding sequence ATGATAGAAATAAAGCTGCAATTGGAACCCATCGATATCGCCGCGGCCAACGCGTTGACCGGGACCGAACAGGACGGCGCCCTGGTTACCTTTATTGGCCGGGCCCGGAATAAATCGAAAGGCAAACAGGTTTCATACCTGGAATACGAAATTTATGAAGAAATGGCCCGTTCGGAACTGGAAAAAATCGCCAGGGATGCCTCTGCAGAATGGACCATCACCGATTGCCTCATAGTGCATCGATACGGCAGAGTCAACATCGGCGAAGCAAGCATCATTATTTGCGTCTCCTCTCCCCATCGCGACGAATCATTTCAGGCCGCCCGATTTATCATCGACACGATTAAAAAGACAGTTCCGATCTGGAAAAAGGAATTCTACAGCGACGGTTCGCAGTGGATATCCGACAGATCATAA
- a CDS encoding ABC transporter: MSGKGNEGQSMDIFTLKDVSAGYDRKEIIHGVDLIVSQGDFLAVIGPNGAGKSTLLKTMTGGIVPSKGSVIFRDRALRHWHGSALAREMSVVHQTMEQLQAYTVREFIRLGRFPHQKAWEIESMDDTRLINEAMAICGVEHLSGRSINELSGGEVQLVCIARALTQNRDVILLDEPVSHLDVKHTLKIMDILHDLNRQGATVITVLHDLNLASDYCRRIIGIKEGRIFFDGAPQEVITYDRIEALFDIVCVVRENPISGRPFAYGVPGYVGRERK; the protein is encoded by the coding sequence ATGTCTGGAAAAGGGAATGAGGGTCAGAGCATGGATATATTCACTTTAAAAGACGTTTCAGCAGGATATGACCGGAAGGAAATTATCCACGGTGTGGATCTCATCGTGTCCCAGGGGGATTTTCTCGCCGTGATCGGCCCTAACGGCGCCGGAAAGTCCACACTACTTAAAACCATGACGGGCGGGATAGTGCCGTCAAAGGGGTCAGTTATTTTCAGGGACAGAGCCTTAAGACACTGGCACGGATCAGCCCTGGCCCGGGAAATGTCCGTGGTGCACCAAACCATGGAACAGCTACAGGCCTATACGGTGCGTGAGTTCATCCGCCTGGGACGCTTTCCCCATCAGAAGGCCTGGGAAATCGAAAGCATGGACGATACCCGGCTTATCAATGAAGCCATGGCAATCTGCGGCGTGGAACATCTTTCGGGCCGTTCAATAAACGAACTTTCCGGCGGCGAGGTGCAGCTCGTGTGCATAGCCCGGGCTCTGACCCAGAACCGCGACGTCATCCTCCTCGATGAGCCCGTATCACACCTGGATGTGAAGCACACCCTGAAGATCATGGATATCCTCCACGACCTGAACCGGCAGGGTGCCACGGTCATCACCGTGCTCCATGATCTCAACCTGGCCTCGGACTACTGCCGACGTATCATCGGTATAAAAGAGGGAAGGATATTCTTCGACGGCGCACCACAGGAGGTCATCACCTATGACCGCATCGAGGCCCTGTTCGATATCGTGTGCGTGGTGCGGGAAAATCCCATTTCCGGCAGGCCCTTTGCCTATGGGGTGCCGGGATATGTGGGGCGCGAAAGAAAATAA
- a CDS encoding ABC transporter permease, translating to MKKWIEEQLAIAGRYFISTLEFSGFTVILLLKTLYYTKNFIQKRHEIARQMFNAGVRTFPVLSIVALFTGMVLSLQLGIEMKYYGQEKYLGQAVIATLTREMGPFTAAIILIASVGAAMAAEVGTMKVSEEIDALEIMSISPVKFLVMPRVIALALVMPIATVYINFMGVLGAAVVANSHVNVSFDVFYFYTIQGMHFKAVYVGLLKSFVFGMCISSISCAHGLKADNGAIGVGHATRDSVVASFITVLIVGYYITEIFFRHGL from the coding sequence ATGAAAAAATGGATTGAAGAACAACTGGCTATTGCGGGGCGCTATTTTATTTCCACTCTGGAATTTTCCGGTTTTACCGTCATTCTTCTTCTTAAGACTTTGTATTACACCAAAAATTTCATCCAGAAGCGGCATGAAATCGCCCGGCAGATGTTCAATGCCGGTGTGCGGACCTTCCCTGTGCTTTCCATCGTGGCGCTCTTCACGGGCATGGTCCTTTCCCTGCAGCTCGGCATTGAAATGAAGTACTACGGACAGGAAAAATATCTGGGACAGGCCGTTATCGCTACCCTGACCAGGGAAATGGGGCCCTTCACGGCGGCCATCATTCTCATTGCTTCCGTTGGTGCAGCCATGGCTGCCGAGGTAGGGACCATGAAGGTGTCGGAGGAGATCGATGCCCTGGAGATAATGTCCATCAGCCCGGTTAAATTTCTTGTCATGCCCAGGGTCATAGCCCTTGCGCTGGTCATGCCTATTGCCACGGTCTATATCAATTTCATGGGCGTCCTGGGAGCGGCCGTCGTGGCCAATTCCCATGTTAATGTTTCTTTTGATGTCTTTTACTTTTATACCATCCAGGGCATGCACTTCAAGGCAGTGTATGTGGGGCTCCTGAAATCCTTTGTTTTCGGGATGTGCATCTCGTCCATCAGCTGCGCCCACGGGCTCAAGGCCGATAATGGCGCCATCGGGGTGGGGCACGCTACGCGCGATTCCGTCGTGGCATCGTTTATTACGGTACTTATTGTGGGATATTATATTACTGAAATATTTTTCCGGCATGGATTATGA
- a CDS encoding ABC transporter ATP-binding protein, whose protein sequence is MIELIDVTKTFNGRTVLKNLSVSIKTGETFVIIGMSGTGKTVTLKNISGLIDPDSGQVVIDGMKMNNSSGGTRKKLREKMGVVFQSGALLNWLTVGENVALPLVERRVLTGEEISRQVEEKLKLLHLYEAIDRMPAEISGGMKKRVCLARVLVRNPEIILYDEPTSGLDPVMSTVINDLIRRMQREFGVTSVVVTHDMESAYFLADRIAFLHNGEIIQCDTPEGIRNSVNPTVQQFIRGEIKGPIDVE, encoded by the coding sequence ATGATTGAACTTATCGATGTAACCAAAACATTCAACGGCAGGACTGTCCTGAAGAACCTCTCCGTTTCGATAAAAACCGGCGAGACTTTTGTGATAATCGGTATGTCCGGTACGGGGAAGACCGTGACTCTGAAAAATATTTCGGGCCTCATAGACCCCGATTCCGGGCAGGTCGTCATCGACGGTATGAAAATGAACAATTCCTCGGGCGGCACAAGGAAAAAGCTCCGGGAAAAAATGGGCGTCGTATTCCAGTCCGGGGCGCTGCTCAACTGGCTTACCGTGGGAGAAAATGTGGCCCTTCCCCTGGTGGAGCGCCGTGTCCTGACCGGGGAGGAAATTTCCCGGCAGGTCGAGGAAAAGCTGAAGCTACTCCATCTCTACGAGGCTATTGACAGGATGCCTGCGGAAATCAGCGGCGGGATGAAGAAGCGGGTGTGTCTTGCCAGGGTCCTGGTCCGCAATCCCGAAATAATACTTTACGACGAGCCTACTTCCGGGCTGGACCCCGTCATGTCCACGGTAATAAACGATCTTATTCGGCGAATGCAGCGTGAGTTCGGCGTTACGTCCGTGGTGGTGACCCATGACATGGAAAGCGCCTATTTCCTGGCGGACCGGATTGCCTTTCTTCATAACGGCGAAATCATCCAGTGCGATACACCGGAGGGCATACGGAATTCGGTCAATCCTACCGTTCAGCAGTTTATCAGGGGAGAGATCAAGGGGCCCATTGATGTGGAATGA
- the carB gene encoding carbamoyl phosphate synthase large subunit (four CarB-CarA dimers form the carbamoyl phosphate synthetase holoenzyme that catalyzes the production of carbamoyl phosphate; CarB is responsible for the amidotransferase activity) codes for MPRRDDISKILIIGSGPIIIGQACEFDYSGSQACKSLKEEGYTVVLINSNPATIMTDPDLADKTYIEPITADVIEKIISIERPDAVLPTVGGQTALNVAMELGEMGVFEKYNVELIGANIDSIKKAEDRELFKRAMIDIGLQVPESGLASSIDEALKVMERIKLPIIVRPAFTLGGTGGNIIYNKEDFIDFVRKGLDESPIHQILLEESVIGWKEFELEVMRDKNDNVVIICSIENLDPMGVHTGDSITVAPQQTLTDKEYQQLRNMSIAIIREIGVDTGGSNIQFAVNPDDGRVMIIEMNPRVSRSSALASKATGFPIAKIAAKLAVGLTLDEIPNDITRETPASFEPTIDYVVVKAPRWAFEKFEGADPNLGTQMKSVGEAMSIGRTFKEAFQKALRSLEIDRYGFGADGNLKIDELFEELSERHRNAIIESELLTPREDRIFYIRAAFRFGWSVDRVHKLTRIDPWFLNQIHEIYQAEENFKIEFADRGFTPENVRTMKELGFSDRQLGYISSKDELDSLYYKGPAFQRKYAIKLKEKENLARKFRKEHDIVPGFRLVDTCGGEFEAYTPYYYSAYDGENETVSSDRKKIMILGGGPNRIGQGIEFDYCCCHASFSLREEGIESIMVNSNPETVSTDYDTSDRLYFEPLTLEDILHIYEREDPDGVIVQFGGQTPLRLAKMLEENNVKIIGTSPDSIDRAEDRERFAEVVRKLGLLQPDNGIAYTQEDAVNIAGDIGYPVLVRPSYVLGGRAMAIIYDEKSLLHYIKTAVDLSPEHPILVDDFLEDAVEIDVDAISDGTDVYIGAIMEHVEEAGVHSGDSACIIPPMSISAPMLERIAVTTEALARELVVIGLLNIQYAIKEDDLYVIEVNPRASRTVPFVSKTTGVPLAKVAVKVMLGKKLKDLGLTVMKKFPYVSVKEAVLPFNKFPGVDTLLSPEMKSTGEVMGISMDFGESFYKAELAAGDRLPVDGCVFLSINRKSKEELLSEVRRLHESGFRLIGTEGTAQFYMDHDIPCERVFKVSEGRPNIVDMIKNEEVDLIINTPSGKISKDDAYYIRQAAVRYHIPIMTTIPAAKAAINGILTVKSRKDLSVKAIQEYHKEVS; via the coding sequence ATGCCCAGAAGAGATGATATCAGTAAAATATTGATCATAGGATCGGGACCAATCATTATCGGTCAGGCCTGTGAGTTTGATTATTCAGGGTCCCAGGCCTGTAAGTCTTTAAAGGAAGAAGGCTACACTGTCGTTCTCATTAACTCCAATCCCGCCACGATCATGACTGATCCCGACCTGGCGGACAAAACCTATATTGAACCCATAACGGCCGATGTTATAGAAAAAATAATCAGTATTGAAAGACCCGATGCGGTGCTCCCCACGGTGGGAGGCCAGACTGCACTCAACGTGGCCATGGAATTGGGAGAGATGGGTGTTTTCGAAAAATACAACGTAGAGCTTATAGGCGCCAATATAGATTCCATTAAAAAGGCCGAGGACCGGGAGCTTTTTAAAAGGGCCATGATCGATATCGGCCTTCAGGTACCCGAGTCGGGCCTGGCCTCATCCATTGATGAGGCGCTGAAGGTTATGGAGCGGATCAAGCTTCCCATCATTGTCCGGCCCGCCTTTACCCTGGGAGGGACCGGCGGTAATATCATTTATAATAAAGAAGATTTTATCGATTTCGTACGGAAAGGCCTGGACGAGTCACCAATCCACCAGATACTTCTCGAAGAATCGGTGATCGGCTGGAAGGAATTCGAGCTCGAGGTCATGCGCGATAAAAATGATAATGTGGTCATCATCTGCTCCATCGAGAACCTGGATCCCATGGGCGTGCACACCGGCGACTCCATCACCGTGGCCCCGCAGCAGACCCTGACTGATAAGGAATATCAGCAGCTGAGAAACATGTCCATCGCCATCATCCGGGAGATTGGCGTAGATACGGGCGGGTCTAATATCCAGTTCGCCGTCAATCCCGATGACGGCCGTGTCATGATAATAGAGATGAATCCCCGCGTCAGCCGTTCAAGCGCCCTGGCGTCGAAGGCAACGGGATTCCCCATAGCCAAAATCGCCGCCAAGCTTGCCGTGGGTCTCACACTGGATGAGATCCCCAATGACATAACAAGGGAAACACCGGCATCCTTCGAGCCCACTATCGACTACGTTGTGGTGAAGGCGCCGCGGTGGGCCTTTGAGAAATTTGAGGGCGCCGATCCCAACCTGGGCACGCAGATGAAGTCCGTGGGCGAGGCCATGTCCATCGGCAGAACATTCAAAGAGGCCTTTCAGAAAGCACTGCGTTCGCTGGAGATCGACCGTTACGGTTTCGGCGCCGACGGCAACCTGAAGATAGACGAGCTTTTCGAAGAGCTATCGGAGCGGCACCGCAACGCCATCATCGAATCAGAGTTGCTCACTCCCCGGGAAGACAGAATTTTCTACATACGGGCCGCCTTCCGGTTCGGATGGAGTGTGGATCGTGTCCACAAGCTTACCAGGATAGATCCCTGGTTTCTCAACCAGATTCATGAGATATACCAGGCCGAGGAGAATTTCAAAATAGAATTCGCCGACAGGGGGTTCACTCCTGAAAACGTGAGAACGATGAAGGAGCTGGGTTTCTCGGACCGCCAGTTGGGATATATTTCCAGCAAGGATGAGTTGGATTCCCTTTACTATAAAGGCCCGGCCTTCCAGCGTAAATATGCCATTAAGCTTAAAGAGAAGGAAAACCTGGCGCGTAAATTCAGGAAGGAGCATGACATTGTGCCGGGCTTCAGACTCGTAGATACCTGCGGCGGTGAGTTCGAGGCATATACGCCCTATTACTATTCAGCTTATGACGGAGAAAACGAAACGGTTAGTTCCGACAGGAAAAAAATCATGATCCTGGGAGGCGGTCCCAACAGGATAGGGCAGGGAATCGAGTTTGATTACTGCTGCTGCCACGCCTCCTTTTCACTCCGGGAAGAGGGAATCGAATCCATCATGGTGAATTCCAATCCCGAAACGGTTTCCACGGACTATGATACCTCGGACCGTCTCTATTTCGAGCCGTTGACCCTGGAGGATATTCTCCATATATATGAAAGGGAAGATCCCGACGGGGTCATCGTTCAGTTTGGCGGCCAGACGCCCCTCCGGCTTGCCAAGATGCTCGAGGAAAACAATGTTAAAATTATCGGTACCTCGCCCGATTCCATAGACCGTGCCGAGGACAGGGAGCGTTTTGCCGAAGTTGTGCGGAAGCTGGGACTTCTCCAGCCCGACAATGGTATCGCCTACACGCAGGAGGATGCGGTGAACATTGCCGGCGACATCGGGTATCCCGTGCTGGTCCGTCCTTCCTATGTTCTGGGCGGGCGAGCCATGGCTATCATCTATGACGAGAAGAGTCTCCTGCACTACATCAAGACCGCCGTTGATCTTTCGCCGGAGCACCCCATCCTGGTTGATGATTTCCTCGAGGATGCCGTGGAGATAGACGTGGATGCCATCAGCGACGGCACCGATGTGTATATCGGAGCCATCATGGAGCATGTCGAGGAGGCCGGAGTCCATTCCGGTGATTCGGCCTGCATCATCCCCCCTATGTCGATTTCGGCTCCCATGCTGGAAAGAATTGCCGTCACAACCGAAGCCCTGGCCAGGGAACTGGTGGTCATAGGGCTTCTGAATATACAATATGCCATTAAAGAGGATGATCTCTATGTCATTGAGGTCAATCCCCGGGCCTCCCGGACCGTGCCCTTCGTTTCCAAGACCACGGGGGTACCCCTGGCCAAGGTTGCTGTGAAGGTCATGCTGGGTAAAAAACTGAAGGATCTGGGCCTGACGGTAATGAAAAAATTTCCCTATGTCAGCGTGAAGGAGGCTGTTCTGCCTTTCAATAAATTCCCCGGCGTTGACACCCTCCTGTCTCCGGAGATGAAGTCCACGGGAGAGGTCATGGGCATATCCATGGATTTCGGTGAGTCCTTCTACAAGGCCGAGCTTGCCGCCGGGGACCGGCTTCCCGTCGATGGCTGTGTCTTTCTCAGTATCAACAGGAAATCGAAAGAAGAGCTTCTCAGTGAGGTGCGGCGTCTTCATGAAAGCGGCTTCCGTCTCATCGGTACGGAAGGGACGGCACAGTTTTACATGGATCACGATATACCCTGTGAAAGGGTATTCAAGGTCAGTGAGGGCCGCCCCAATATTGTGGACATGATTAAAAATGAGGAAGTCGACCTTATCATAAATACGCCGTCGGGGAAAATTTCCAAGGATGACGCCTATTACATCCGGCAGGCGGCCGTGCGGTATCACATACCCATCATGACGACCATCCCTGCGGCCAAAGCGGCTATCAACGGGATACTAACGGTTAAAAGCAGAAAAGATCTTTCAGTTAAAGCAATCCAGGAGTATCATAAAGAGGTATCCTAA